From a region of the Panicum virgatum strain AP13 chromosome 2K, P.virgatum_v5, whole genome shotgun sequence genome:
- the LOC120677311 gene encoding probable LRR receptor-like serine/threonine-protein kinase At1g51810 isoform X1 — protein sequence MAFLVLLAAVLVVLSAQAVHVASQPGFLSIDCGLDDEYSGYKDPDSGIVYVSDGTYADAGENLKVAPEYERQWRRRFQTVRSFPSGVRNCYALPTVAGAKYLARLGASYGNHDGRNDSSAMEFDVHLGANYWDTVRVKDNEAYEVLFVAWAGWAPVCLLNTGHGAPFLSMLELRRLGDALYPALMANQTMSMFGRKNMGGEFTRFPDDPYDRLWWPIVDPQWRNISTTQNMQPDPISVEPVAVLQTAATTTGDNTTLSYTWQDNRPAYSFMVLLHLADFQSAQLRELDIYFNGNLLAPSYRPPYLASSTVRSSGWYRAADGNYNITLVVAAVSEPPPMLNAIETYTLLAFDTPTTFPNDFDAIMAIKFEYGVKKNWAGDPCFPTIYAWDGVECSNTSGNTTRITSLDLSNSNLRGVLSTNFSKLTALENLDLSYNNLSGPIPDSLSSLPSLRVLNVSGNNLSGNSLCTNYTGSLIFRYDSDTSACDKRTSSSRKNAAVLITSVVVPVLVVAALFVACFIWRAKRKSNVSIDDHIGKQQVESAPMSRKGQGDHLQDSENRRFTYKELENITNNFERLIGQGGFGLVYYGRLEDGTMVAAKMRSESSSHGLDEFLAEVQSLTKVHHRNIVSLVGYCWEKNHLALVYEYMSQGNLYDHLRGKNAAIEILNWGTRVQIVLEAAQGLDYLHNGCSPPIIHRDVKSSNILLGRNLQAKIADMGLSRSYLSDTQTHISATAAGTAGYMDPEYYLTGRLNESSDVYSFGIVLLEAATGEPPLLPGLGHIVQRVKQRIAAGDIGSIADSRLGGAFDVSSMWMVVDIAMACTVDASAARPTMADVVVQLKDSLALEDARVKYCSVLTRTVQRDDAALIPSFGPSVR from the exons ATGGCGTTCCTAGTATTACTTGCTGCAGTACTAGTGGTGCTGAGTGCCCAAGCGGTTCATGTCGCCAGCCAGCCAG GGTTCCTCAGCATCGACTGCGGCCTGGACGACGAGTACAGCGGCTACAAGGATCCCGACAGCGGCATCGTCTACGTCTCCGACGGCACAtacgccgacgccggcgagaATCTCAAGGTGGCCCCCGAGTAcgagcggcagtggcggcgccgCTTCCAGACGGTCAGGAGCTTCCCGTCCGGCGTGCGCAACTGCTACGCGCTGCCCACGGTGGCCGGCGCCAAGTACCTGGCCCGGCTGGGGGCCTCGTACGGCAACCACGACGGCAGGAACGACAGCTCGGCCATGGAGTTCGACGTGCACCTCGGGGCCAACTACTGGGACACGGTGCGCGTCAAGGACAACGAGGCGTACGAGGTGCTCTTCGTCGCGTGGGCCGGCTGGGCGCCGGTGTGCTTGCTCAACACCGGCCATGGCGCGCCGTTCCTGTCCATGCTGGAGCTGAGGCGCCTCGGGGACGCCTTGTATCCGGCGCTCATGGCCAACCAGACCATGTCCATGTTCGGACGTAAAAACATGGGTGGTGAATTTACAAG GTTTCCTGACGATCCATACGACCGTTTGTGGTGGCCGATTGTCGACCCACAATGGAGGAACATCTCCACCACACAGAACATGCAGCCGGATCCGATCTCCGTCGAGCCCGTGGCTGTTCTCCAGACAGCTGCTACAACCACCGGCGACAACACAACACTCAGTTACACATGGCAGGATAACAGGCCCGCATACTCATTCATGGTGCTCCTTCACTTGGCCGACTTCCAGAGCGCCCAGCTCCGGGAGTTGGACATCTACTTCAACGGCAACCTGCTGGCGCCGAGTTACAGACCGCCGTATCTGGCATCCTCTACCGTGCGTAGCTCCGGATGGTACAGGGCCGCCGACGGCAACTATAACATCACCCTCGTCGTTGCTGCTGTCTCCGAGCCGCCCCCGATGTTAAATGCGATTGAGACGTACACTCTGCTTGCCTTTGACACTCCGACGACATTTCCCAATGACT TTGACGCCATCATGGCTATCAAATTCGAGTATGGCGTGAAGAAAAACTGGGCGGGCGATCCATGTTTCCCAACCATTTATGCTTGGGATGGTGTGGAATGCAGCAATACAAGTGGTAACACTACGAGGATAACATCATT AGACCTCTCCAATAGCAACTTGCGTGGTGTCTTATCTACAAATTTTTCAAAGCTTACAGCACTCGAGAATTT GGATCTATCTTATAACAACTTGAGTGGACCAATACCTGATTCCTTATCAAGTTTGCCCTCCCTACGAGTTCT AAATGTGTCTGGCAACAATCTGAGTGGCAATTCCCTTTGCACAAATTACACTGGATCACTTATTTTCAG ATATGATTCTGATACAAGTGCATGTGACAAAAGGACaagttcatcaagaaaaaatgcAGCTGTCTTAATTACTTCAGTTGTTGTCCCTGTACTGGTTGTGGCTGCACTTTTTGTTGCATGTTTCATCTGGAGAGCAAAACGAAAGTCTAATG TTTCTATAGATGATCACATAGGAAAACAGCAAGTGGAGAGTGCTCCAATGAGTAGAAAAGGTCAAGGGGACCACCTACAAGATTCTGAGAATAGGAGGTTCACGTATAAGGAGCTGGAGAATATTACTAATAATTTTGAACGGCTCATCGGACAAGGAGGTTTTGGACTAGTCTATTATGGTCGTTTAGAAGATGGTACCATGGTTGCTGCCAAGATGCGCTCTGAGTCATCATCACATGGGCTAGATGAATTTTTAGCTGAG GTCCAGAGCTTGACAAAGGTGCATCACAGGAATATAGTTTCTTTGGTTGGCTACTGCTGGGAGAAAAATCATTTAGCCCTTGTTTATGAGTACATGTCTCAAGGCAATCTTTACGATCATCTGAGAG GTAAAAATGCTGCTATTGAAATCCTGAACTGGGGAACACGTGTACAAATTGTGCTTGAAGCTGCACAAG GCCTGGATTATTTGCACAATGGATGCAGCCCACCAATCATTCACCGGGATGTGAAGAGCAGCAACATTCTCTTGGGCCGAAATCTGCAAGCGAAAATAGCAGATATGGGACTTAGCAGATCATATCTTAGCGATACTCAGACACACATATCAGCCACTGCAGCTGGCACTGCTGGTTACATGGACCCAGA GTATTACCTCACCGGAAGGCTCAATGAGAGCAgcgacgtgtacagcttcggAATCGTCTTACTTGAGGCAGCCACCGGTGAGCCTCCGCTGCTGCCTGGCCTTGGTCACATCGTCCAGCGTGTGAAACAGAGGATCGCCGCTGGCGACATCGGCTCGATTGCGGACTCACGGCTCGGAGGCGCCTTCGACGTCAGCTCCATGTGGATGGTTGTGGACATTGCCATGGCGTGCACGGTGGACGCCAGCGCCGCGAGGCCCACGATGGCCGACGTCGTGGTGCAGCTCAAGGACAGCCTGGCGCTGGAGGATGCTCGGGTGAAGTACTGCAGCGTCCTGACGCGAACGGTGCAGCGTGATGATGCGGCTTTGATTCCCTCTTTTGGTCCATCGGTGAGATGA
- the LOC120677311 gene encoding probable LRR receptor-like serine/threonine-protein kinase At1g51810 isoform X2, whose amino-acid sequence MAFLVLLAAVLVVLSAQAVHVASQPGFLSIDCGLDDEYSGYKDPDSGIVYVSDGTYADAGENLKVAPEYERQWRRRFQTVRSFPSGVRNCYALPTVAGAKYLARLGASYGNHDGRNDSSAMEFDVHLGANYWDTVRVKDNEAYEVLFVAWAGWAPVCLLNTGHGAPFLSMLELRRLGDALYPALMANQTMSMFGRKNMGGEFTRFPDDPYDRLWWPIVDPQWRNISTTQNMQPDPISVEPVAVLQTAATTTGDNTTLSYTWQDNRPAYSFMVLLHLADFQSAQLRELDIYFNGNLLAPSYRPPYLASSTVRSSGWYRAADGNYNITLVVAAVSEPPPMLNAIETYTLLAFDTPTTFPNDFDAIMAIKFEYGVKKNWAGDPCFPTIYAWDGVECSNTSGNTTRITSLDLSYNNLSGPIPDSLSSLPSLRVLNVSGNNLSGNSLCTNYTGSLIFRYDSDTSACDKRTSSSRKNAAVLITSVVVPVLVVAALFVACFIWRAKRKSNVSIDDHIGKQQVESAPMSRKGQGDHLQDSENRRFTYKELENITNNFERLIGQGGFGLVYYGRLEDGTMVAAKMRSESSSHGLDEFLAEVQSLTKVHHRNIVSLVGYCWEKNHLALVYEYMSQGNLYDHLRGKNAAIEILNWGTRVQIVLEAAQGLDYLHNGCSPPIIHRDVKSSNILLGRNLQAKIADMGLSRSYLSDTQTHISATAAGTAGYMDPEYYLTGRLNESSDVYSFGIVLLEAATGEPPLLPGLGHIVQRVKQRIAAGDIGSIADSRLGGAFDVSSMWMVVDIAMACTVDASAARPTMADVVVQLKDSLALEDARVKYCSVLTRTVQRDDAALIPSFGPSVR is encoded by the exons ATGGCGTTCCTAGTATTACTTGCTGCAGTACTAGTGGTGCTGAGTGCCCAAGCGGTTCATGTCGCCAGCCAGCCAG GGTTCCTCAGCATCGACTGCGGCCTGGACGACGAGTACAGCGGCTACAAGGATCCCGACAGCGGCATCGTCTACGTCTCCGACGGCACAtacgccgacgccggcgagaATCTCAAGGTGGCCCCCGAGTAcgagcggcagtggcggcgccgCTTCCAGACGGTCAGGAGCTTCCCGTCCGGCGTGCGCAACTGCTACGCGCTGCCCACGGTGGCCGGCGCCAAGTACCTGGCCCGGCTGGGGGCCTCGTACGGCAACCACGACGGCAGGAACGACAGCTCGGCCATGGAGTTCGACGTGCACCTCGGGGCCAACTACTGGGACACGGTGCGCGTCAAGGACAACGAGGCGTACGAGGTGCTCTTCGTCGCGTGGGCCGGCTGGGCGCCGGTGTGCTTGCTCAACACCGGCCATGGCGCGCCGTTCCTGTCCATGCTGGAGCTGAGGCGCCTCGGGGACGCCTTGTATCCGGCGCTCATGGCCAACCAGACCATGTCCATGTTCGGACGTAAAAACATGGGTGGTGAATTTACAAG GTTTCCTGACGATCCATACGACCGTTTGTGGTGGCCGATTGTCGACCCACAATGGAGGAACATCTCCACCACACAGAACATGCAGCCGGATCCGATCTCCGTCGAGCCCGTGGCTGTTCTCCAGACAGCTGCTACAACCACCGGCGACAACACAACACTCAGTTACACATGGCAGGATAACAGGCCCGCATACTCATTCATGGTGCTCCTTCACTTGGCCGACTTCCAGAGCGCCCAGCTCCGGGAGTTGGACATCTACTTCAACGGCAACCTGCTGGCGCCGAGTTACAGACCGCCGTATCTGGCATCCTCTACCGTGCGTAGCTCCGGATGGTACAGGGCCGCCGACGGCAACTATAACATCACCCTCGTCGTTGCTGCTGTCTCCGAGCCGCCCCCGATGTTAAATGCGATTGAGACGTACACTCTGCTTGCCTTTGACACTCCGACGACATTTCCCAATGACT TTGACGCCATCATGGCTATCAAATTCGAGTATGGCGTGAAGAAAAACTGGGCGGGCGATCCATGTTTCCCAACCATTTATGCTTGGGATGGTGTGGAATGCAGCAATACAAGTGGTAACACTACGAGGATAACATCATT GGATCTATCTTATAACAACTTGAGTGGACCAATACCTGATTCCTTATCAAGTTTGCCCTCCCTACGAGTTCT AAATGTGTCTGGCAACAATCTGAGTGGCAATTCCCTTTGCACAAATTACACTGGATCACTTATTTTCAG ATATGATTCTGATACAAGTGCATGTGACAAAAGGACaagttcatcaagaaaaaatgcAGCTGTCTTAATTACTTCAGTTGTTGTCCCTGTACTGGTTGTGGCTGCACTTTTTGTTGCATGTTTCATCTGGAGAGCAAAACGAAAGTCTAATG TTTCTATAGATGATCACATAGGAAAACAGCAAGTGGAGAGTGCTCCAATGAGTAGAAAAGGTCAAGGGGACCACCTACAAGATTCTGAGAATAGGAGGTTCACGTATAAGGAGCTGGAGAATATTACTAATAATTTTGAACGGCTCATCGGACAAGGAGGTTTTGGACTAGTCTATTATGGTCGTTTAGAAGATGGTACCATGGTTGCTGCCAAGATGCGCTCTGAGTCATCATCACATGGGCTAGATGAATTTTTAGCTGAG GTCCAGAGCTTGACAAAGGTGCATCACAGGAATATAGTTTCTTTGGTTGGCTACTGCTGGGAGAAAAATCATTTAGCCCTTGTTTATGAGTACATGTCTCAAGGCAATCTTTACGATCATCTGAGAG GTAAAAATGCTGCTATTGAAATCCTGAACTGGGGAACACGTGTACAAATTGTGCTTGAAGCTGCACAAG GCCTGGATTATTTGCACAATGGATGCAGCCCACCAATCATTCACCGGGATGTGAAGAGCAGCAACATTCTCTTGGGCCGAAATCTGCAAGCGAAAATAGCAGATATGGGACTTAGCAGATCATATCTTAGCGATACTCAGACACACATATCAGCCACTGCAGCTGGCACTGCTGGTTACATGGACCCAGA GTATTACCTCACCGGAAGGCTCAATGAGAGCAgcgacgtgtacagcttcggAATCGTCTTACTTGAGGCAGCCACCGGTGAGCCTCCGCTGCTGCCTGGCCTTGGTCACATCGTCCAGCGTGTGAAACAGAGGATCGCCGCTGGCGACATCGGCTCGATTGCGGACTCACGGCTCGGAGGCGCCTTCGACGTCAGCTCCATGTGGATGGTTGTGGACATTGCCATGGCGTGCACGGTGGACGCCAGCGCCGCGAGGCCCACGATGGCCGACGTCGTGGTGCAGCTCAAGGACAGCCTGGCGCTGGAGGATGCTCGGGTGAAGTACTGCAGCGTCCTGACGCGAACGGTGCAGCGTGATGATGCGGCTTTGATTCCCTCTTTTGGTCCATCGGTGAGATGA